A genomic region of Bradyrhizobium sp. CCGB12 contains the following coding sequences:
- a CDS encoding DUF3606 domain-containing protein codes for MRRSTPKPIRNKLDLTDRVQMRLVRKRLGLSDAELTAIVGRIGNSLSAINKEATQQRVGAPPDPADVPPAAVIASAAASEQAQTEIAATTPTS; via the coding sequence ATGCGCCGCTCGACACCGAAACCGATCCGCAACAAGCTCGACCTGACCGATCGCGTTCAAATGCGCCTCGTCAGAAAACGTCTCGGTCTCTCCGATGCCGAGCTGACCGCCATAGTTGGCCGGATCGGAAATTCGCTCTCGGCGATCAACAAGGAAGCCACCCAGCAGCGCGTCGGCGCGCCGCCAGACCCGGCCGATGTGCCTCCCGCGGCAGTGATCGCCTCTGCCGCAGCCAGCGAGCAGGCACAGACCGAGATTGCCGCGACGACGCCGACATCCTGA
- a CDS encoding NUDIX hydrolase has translation MGKKQFAALPFRLHNSKLRVMLITTRRKRRWSVPKGSPMRNKEPHLTAAVEAYEEAGLIGVTATRAMGSFKHRKWKGDRKRTMDVAVFPMKVHGQERWWPEKGQREAIWVSAEAATRLVHKAGLRRMIARFAAQAEKSASSLLGGKRLLGTCVPRDHSS, from the coding sequence ATGGGAAAGAAGCAGTTCGCCGCTCTGCCGTTTCGTCTGCACAATTCCAAGCTGCGCGTGATGCTGATTACGACAAGGCGCAAGCGCAGATGGAGTGTCCCGAAGGGATCCCCGATGCGCAACAAGGAGCCGCACCTCACGGCTGCGGTGGAGGCTTACGAGGAGGCGGGCCTGATCGGCGTCACTGCGACCCGCGCGATGGGCAGCTTCAAGCATCGAAAGTGGAAGGGTGACCGCAAGCGGACCATGGACGTTGCCGTCTTCCCCATGAAGGTCCATGGCCAGGAACGCTGGTGGCCCGAAAAAGGGCAGCGGGAAGCGATCTGGGTCTCGGCCGAAGCGGCTACGCGTCTGGTGCACAAGGCGGGGCTCCGGCGCATGATTGCCCGCTTCGCGGCGCAAGCGGAAAAGAGTGCGTCCTCGCTGCTGGGCGGCAAGCGGCTTTTAGGAACCTGCGTTCCGCGCGATCATTCAAGTTAA
- a CDS encoding DNA topoisomerase IB produces MLRETSKVEEVLDRSAEVASAIEEEGLRYVSDATPGYRRKRTGTAFSYYDKEGRRITDVAIIRRIKSIGIPPAYESVWICPAPNGHIQATGLDARRRKQYRYHPKWRELRDQNKYEHIMQFAAALPGLRARVASDMQLDALPREKVLATIVSLLEKTLIRVGNSEYAEKNKSYGLTTMRRKHVAIGRGVLRFDFTGKSGKQWKLQVKDARIAAIVKRCAEIPGHELFKYLDDDGESRTVDSGDVNEYIKVITQQDFSAKDFRTWAGTVLAALALSEFKKHDSQAEAKRNVIAAIEKVAKQLGNTPAICRKCYVHPLILDAYMSGEIAKMADAKIAQKFKRQYRKLNANEIIVLAFLRKRMDALKASTEDHKVG; encoded by the coding sequence ATGCTCCGGGAGACGAGCAAGGTTGAAGAGGTTCTGGATCGCTCGGCGGAAGTCGCATCTGCAATCGAGGAGGAAGGGCTTCGTTACGTAAGCGACGCGACACCCGGGTACCGACGCAAGCGGACGGGCACTGCGTTCAGTTATTACGACAAGGAAGGCAGGCGCATCACCGATGTCGCGATCATCCGGCGTATCAAGTCAATCGGCATCCCGCCGGCCTACGAATCCGTTTGGATCTGTCCCGCGCCTAATGGGCACATCCAGGCGACCGGGCTGGATGCCCGACGGCGCAAGCAGTACCGCTATCACCCGAAGTGGCGCGAACTGCGGGACCAGAACAAGTACGAACATATCATGCAATTCGCGGCGGCGCTGCCCGGCTTGCGCGCTCGTGTGGCGTCCGACATGCAACTCGATGCCCTTCCCCGCGAGAAGGTATTGGCCACAATCGTGAGTCTTCTGGAGAAGACGCTCATAAGGGTCGGCAACTCGGAATACGCCGAGAAGAACAAGTCCTATGGTCTCACCACGATGAGGCGCAAGCACGTAGCGATCGGGCGTGGCGTTCTCCGGTTCGACTTCACCGGCAAGTCAGGTAAGCAATGGAAGCTGCAGGTCAAGGACGCGCGCATCGCTGCTATTGTTAAGCGCTGCGCGGAAATTCCAGGGCATGAGCTCTTCAAGTATCTGGACGACGACGGTGAGTCGCGCACCGTCGATTCAGGCGATGTGAACGAGTACATCAAGGTGATCACGCAGCAGGATTTTAGCGCCAAGGATTTCAGGACGTGGGCGGGAACGGTCTTGGCAGCGCTTGCGCTATCGGAGTTCAAGAAGCATGACAGCCAGGCGGAGGCCAAACGCAACGTCATTGCCGCGATAGAGAAGGTCGCTAAGCAGCTCGGCAACACTCCAGCAATATGCCGCAAGTGCTACGTGCATCCGCTCATACTGGACGCGTATATGTCGGGCGAAATCGCCAAAATGGCTGACGCGAAGATCGCTCAGAAGTTCAAGCGCCAGTATCGCAAGCTCAATGCCAATGAGATCATAGTGCTGGCTTTTCTCCGCAAGCGGATGGACGCGCTGAAGGCCTCCACCGAGGATCACAAGGTCGGGTAA
- the treZ gene encoding malto-oligosyltrehalose trehalohydrolase: MMSVAIPPTRAEYPWIQTKGQRLHQKLGIAGQARRHGPQIVGHGVVFNLWAPSAGSVELLEVGRPPHRMPRDDEGWYQLLSPTARAGTRYQFRINGNLAVPDPASFFQPDDVGAPSEVLDTSTLRDAILYPGRLWAEAVIYELHVGTFSEEGTYAGVEKRLPYLRDLGITAIELMPLHDVPGRYNWGYDGVLLNAPNARFGSPQDLKGLLRAAHALDIMVYLDVVYNHFGPQLNYLHSYAESFFTARHTTWWGPAVNFEGRDGAFVREFLIENALMWLRDYGFDGLRFDAVHALKDDSDRHFLVELAETIRHELPGRRVHLMLENEANQAHLLGRSQGQARHYDAQWGDDFHNALHVLLTGENEGYYRAFADKPLEHLARSLTQGFAYQGEIFPLHDAPRGEPSDHLPPEATIFFAQNHDQVGNRALGERLSRLVSPEKLGQSLALILLNPHIPMLFMGEEAAADTPFLFFADWAGEAAELTREGRRREFAHFKCFSAPEMRAKIPDPCDERTFHASKLDWASIDSSPVGRKFRALTIRLLRIRQDRIVPLIKRGFVLAGSESLGEGARTGGLDVRWRTADGEILQIVVNFADHELPMPQLIGGDELWRLRSADTDALLPNNIIVRLGQEG, translated from the coding sequence ATGATGTCCGTCGCGATCCCGCCAACGCGTGCCGAATATCCGTGGATACAAACGAAAGGCCAGCGGTTGCATCAGAAACTGGGAATTGCCGGACAGGCCCGTCGCCACGGTCCTCAGATCGTCGGCCACGGGGTGGTCTTCAATCTCTGGGCCCCATCCGCGGGCTCGGTCGAGCTGTTGGAGGTCGGAAGGCCGCCGCACAGGATGCCGCGCGACGACGAGGGTTGGTATCAACTTCTTAGCCCAACCGCGCGTGCTGGTACGCGCTATCAATTCAGGATCAACGGGAATCTGGCGGTTCCCGACCCCGCCTCCTTCTTTCAGCCCGACGATGTAGGCGCGCCCAGCGAGGTGCTTGATACGTCGACGCTTCGGGACGCCATCCTCTATCCGGGCCGCCTTTGGGCCGAAGCCGTCATCTACGAGCTCCATGTCGGTACTTTCAGCGAAGAGGGAACGTATGCTGGTGTGGAGAAGAGGTTACCCTATCTGCGCGATCTCGGCATCACCGCCATCGAGCTGATGCCGCTCCACGACGTGCCTGGTCGGTATAATTGGGGATATGATGGGGTTCTCCTGAACGCACCTAACGCGCGTTTCGGCAGTCCGCAGGACCTCAAGGGCCTGCTGCGGGCGGCGCACGCCCTCGACATCATGGTCTATCTAGATGTTGTCTATAACCACTTTGGGCCGCAGTTGAACTATCTGCACAGTTACGCGGAGAGCTTCTTCACGGCGCGCCACACCACGTGGTGGGGGCCTGCCGTCAACTTCGAGGGGCGCGATGGCGCATTCGTCCGCGAATTCCTGATAGAGAACGCGCTGATGTGGCTGCGCGATTACGGCTTCGACGGGCTGCGCTTCGACGCGGTCCATGCTCTCAAGGATGATTCCGATCGCCATTTCCTCGTCGAACTCGCCGAGACCATACGCCACGAGCTGCCCGGCCGTCGCGTGCACTTGATGCTGGAGAACGAGGCCAACCAGGCGCATCTTCTCGGTCGCTCACAGGGGCAAGCGAGGCATTACGACGCGCAATGGGGCGACGACTTCCACAATGCGCTGCACGTCCTACTGACGGGCGAAAACGAAGGCTATTATCGCGCCTTTGCCGACAAGCCGCTCGAACATCTCGCCCGGTCCTTGACGCAGGGATTTGCGTATCAGGGCGAGATCTTCCCGCTTCACGATGCGCCGCGCGGCGAGCCGAGCGATCATCTGCCGCCCGAAGCGACCATCTTCTTCGCGCAGAACCACGACCAAGTCGGCAATCGCGCTCTGGGGGAACGCCTGTCCAGACTGGTCAGTCCCGAAAAGCTCGGTCAATCGTTGGCGCTGATCTTGCTTAATCCGCACATCCCGATGCTGTTCATGGGCGAGGAGGCGGCGGCCGACACGCCCTTCCTTTTCTTCGCGGACTGGGCGGGTGAGGCTGCCGAGCTGACACGGGAAGGACGACGGAGGGAGTTCGCCCATTTCAAATGTTTTTCGGCGCCCGAGATGCGTGCCAAAATTCCGGATCCTTGCGATGAGCGGACCTTTCATGCCTCGAAGCTCGATTGGGCGAGCATCGATAGCTCTCCCGTCGGCCGGAAATTCCGCGCGCTGACAATCCGGTTGCTGCGTATCCGCCAAGACAGGATCGTGCCGCTGATCAAGCGCGGCTTCGTTTTGGCCGGAAGCGAATCGCTGGGAGAGGGCGCACGCACTGGCGGCCTGGACGTCCGCTGGCGGACAGCGGACGGAGAGATCCTGCAGATCGTCGTGAATTTCGCCGACCATGAATTGCCGATGCCACAACTCATCGGCGGGGACGAGTTATGGCGATTACGCTCGGCAGACACAGACGCACTCCTGCCGAACAACATCATCGTGCGACTGGGGCAGGAGGGCTGA
- a CDS encoding low affinity iron permease family protein, with product MASATWQLVINTGTTIITFPMVFLVQAAQNRQVGRAHRRHHERRHQITGIEKAPGEEIESAKAAVLEQAD from the coding sequence TTGGCTTCAGCGACATGGCAGCTCGTCATCAACACCGGCACCACCATCATCACCTTCCCGATGGTGTTCCTCGTCCAGGCGGCGCAGAACCGTCAAGTTGGACGAGCTCATCGTCGCCACCACGAACGCCGCCATCAGATCACGGGCATCGAGAAGGCGCCGGGCGAGGAGATCGAAAGCGCAAAGGCGGCGGTTCTTGAGCAGGCCGATTGA
- a CDS encoding cysteine hydrolase family protein — MSKNGELKYGPPGADAIHICVDMQRMFAEGTDWKMPWLPRVLPNVVEITAAHPDRTVFTRFIPVKKPGDGVAMWRRYYERWRSMTIDELGQDMIDLVPDLARFVPPARIFNKHVYSPWTGSDLDAQLRNAGVDTVIVTGGETDVCVLATVLGAVDWGFRVILVTDAVCSSADETHDSMMNIYLNRFGQQVECVTTDMLLCDWPGGARA; from the coding sequence ATGTCAAAGAACGGTGAGCTGAAATACGGCCCTCCCGGCGCCGATGCCATCCATATCTGCGTCGACATGCAGCGCATGTTCGCCGAAGGCACGGACTGGAAGATGCCGTGGTTACCGCGCGTCCTGCCCAACGTGGTGGAAATAACGGCGGCCCATCCGGATCGCACCGTCTTCACCCGGTTCATCCCAGTCAAAAAGCCGGGTGACGGCGTCGCCATGTGGAGGCGCTACTACGAGCGCTGGAGATCGATGACCATCGACGAGCTCGGCCAGGACATGATCGATCTGGTCCCGGACCTTGCCCGGTTCGTTCCGCCTGCGCGCATCTTCAACAAGCATGTTTATTCGCCGTGGACCGGAAGCGATCTGGACGCTCAATTGCGAAACGCGGGGGTCGACACCGTGATCGTCACCGGCGGCGAGACCGACGTCTGCGTTCTTGCCACCGTACTCGGCGCGGTCGATTGGGGCTTTCGGGTAATCCTCGTCACCGATGCGGTCTGCAGCTCCGCGGACGAGACCCACGACTCCATGATGAACATCTACTTGAACCGGTTCGGGCAGCAGGTCGAGTGCGTGACGACGGATATGCTCCTCTGCGACTGGCCTGGGGGTGCCCGAGCGTGA
- a CDS encoding helix-hairpin-helix domain-containing protein, giving the protein MGPQAIASLLREYAQRTALRGGNPFRAKAYSRAADSLAALVPLWRCSSPKTGSRTSLAWATR; this is encoded by the coding sequence ATGGGCCCTCAAGCCATAGCAAGCCTTCTGCGGGAATATGCGCAACGAACTGCGCTGCGTGGCGGCAACCCCTTCCGGGCAAAAGCCTATTCTCGGGCCGCCGATAGCCTGGCGGCCCTCGTCCCCCTCTGGAGGTGCTCATCGCCGAAGACCGGCTCACGGACATCCCTTGCGTGGGCGACGAGATAG
- a CDS encoding FAD-dependent oxidoreductase yields the protein MFFSRGCRPAADLSRRLGCRRDQNGGVVTDPTTERTSVPGVYDAGDVSRDVRFVAVAVGEGAKAAVAINKAFRRRGGLSDYTFRFAYFLLRGKQVAPQQNPNP from the coding sequence ATGTTCTTCTCAAGAGGCTGCCGTCCGGCAGCTGACCTATCAAGACGTCTCGGCTGCCGCCGTGACCAAAATGGTGGAGTAGTTACGGACCCGACCACGGAGAGAACGAGCGTGCCGGGCGTTTATGACGCAGGCGACGTGTCGCGTGACGTCCGGTTCGTTGCCGTTGCCGTAGGCGAGGGCGCGAAAGCGGCCGTTGCGATCAACAAGGCATTCCGCAGGCGCGGCGGGTTGTCCGATTATACGTTTCGCTTTGCATACTTCCTCTTGAGAGGAAAGCAGGTTGCTCCCCAACAGAATCCAAATCCTTGA
- a CDS encoding DUF1488 family protein: MKSRRRKAATSRDRVRTEIRDALFPRSLWRVQDAKPEAVLFAMFDGIGRIECRVEWSALRDRAVADGTEANDIAGTFKRHRRTIEQIASEQFDAGKQTPVIGSEQLARQNP; encoded by the coding sequence TTGAAGTCGCGGCGGCGAAAAGCAGCAACCTCTCGTGACCGAGTACGGACGGAGATCCGAGATGCCCTTTTCCCCCGATCTCTCTGGCGAGTTCAGGACGCGAAGCCCGAAGCTGTTCTGTTCGCGATGTTCGACGGTATCGGCCGTATCGAGTGCAGGGTCGAATGGTCGGCCTTGCGCGATCGCGCTGTCGCCGATGGCACGGAGGCGAATGACATCGCCGGCACGTTCAAGAGACATCGGAGGACAATCGAGCAGATAGCGAGCGAACAGTTCGATGCAGGCAAGCAGACGCCCGTTATTGGGTCTGAGCAGCTTGCCCGGCAGAACCCCTGA
- a CDS encoding DUF2243 domain-containing protein: protein MQDSTPNSFPTSAGVLLGLGLGGFFDGIVFHQLLQWHHMLSGWYPLNSIDNIRLNTTWDGLFHTATYVAVLAALFLLWRRARGSQLQWSRWQCLGTILLGWGIFNLVEGVVDHQILRLHQVNETVPHGQRIFWDIGFLLWGAAMTVMGAVMARAGAERAHAQGSLQAR from the coding sequence ATGCAAGACAGTACACCGAACAGCTTCCCGACGTCCGCTGGCGTCCTTCTCGGACTTGGCCTCGGCGGATTCTTCGACGGCATCGTCTTTCACCAGCTGCTGCAATGGCATCATATGTTAAGCGGCTGGTACCCCCTCAACTCCATCGACAACATCAGGCTCAACACGACGTGGGACGGCCTCTTCCACACCGCGACCTATGTCGCGGTGCTTGCTGCTCTCTTTTTGCTGTGGCGGCGTGCACGCGGGAGCCAGCTACAATGGTCTCGTTGGCAGTGTCTCGGTACGATCCTGCTTGGATGGGGCATCTTCAACCTGGTCGAGGGCGTGGTCGATCACCAGATCCTTAGGCTGCATCAGGTGAACGAGACGGTGCCCCATGGCCAGCGCATTTTCTGGGATATTGGTTTTCTGCTGTGGGGAGCTGCGATGACCGTCATGGGCGCCGTTATGGCGCGTGCGGGAGCGGAGAGAGCGCATGCGCAAGGCAGTCTACAAGCTCGTTAG
- a CDS encoding sensor histidine kinase, giving the protein MNDNPDQQGEAHVLDKVRRHVRILVDIGRLSAEITDFDRFMSQVVVQISRAVEIHHVKILRYRPEMSDLLLVAGVGWKDGAVGTATFSPDLRSPGGRAYQTGEPVSVKEFGEEKGFVRSEFLKEHGIVSVSNVPVLIDGAAWGVLEVDSTTPRDFSEDTTEFLTAAAAMIGIVLRHAARPDQEASLMAALAVAQKREVLLREMQHRVKNNFQLVLSSISIQKRRYHDVEAHRALDHVASRITAISLAHDQLAAREEGQIVRLGHYIRALCSAIRQQVDQVDVDVECDELESSIDRALPVGLILNEAAMNSIKHAFGAGGGTIRVRLVGGIGYGEARLTVSDDGRGIQSANQVGSGLKLMTSLARQIGGAIDQQSDESGTTTTLTFPLMS; this is encoded by the coding sequence ATGAATGACAATCCAGACCAACAAGGCGAGGCGCACGTGCTGGACAAGGTCCGGCGCCATGTTCGCATTCTGGTCGATATCGGCCGTCTTTCGGCTGAGATCACAGATTTTGACCGATTCATGAGCCAGGTCGTTGTTCAGATTTCCCGCGCGGTCGAGATCCACCACGTCAAGATCCTCCGCTACCGTCCGGAGATGTCCGACCTTCTCCTCGTCGCCGGTGTCGGGTGGAAGGACGGAGCGGTCGGCACGGCCACGTTCTCGCCTGACCTGCGTTCGCCGGGGGGACGGGCTTACCAAACGGGAGAGCCGGTCAGCGTCAAGGAATTCGGTGAAGAAAAAGGCTTCGTCCGCTCCGAGTTCCTCAAGGAGCATGGGATCGTGTCCGTGAGCAACGTGCCGGTGCTGATTGATGGGGCGGCATGGGGGGTGTTGGAAGTTGACAGTACAACCCCGCGCGACTTCAGCGAAGACACAACGGAGTTTCTGACCGCCGCTGCCGCAATGATAGGTATTGTGCTGCGCCATGCTGCCCGACCCGATCAAGAGGCAAGTCTGATGGCGGCCTTGGCCGTAGCCCAAAAGCGCGAGGTTTTACTTCGTGAGATGCAGCATCGCGTGAAGAACAACTTCCAGCTCGTCCTGTCCTCGATATCCATCCAGAAGCGCCGCTATCATGATGTTGAAGCTCACCGAGCCCTCGATCACGTCGCGAGCCGCATCACCGCGATTTCCCTTGCCCATGATCAACTCGCCGCTCGCGAGGAAGGCCAGATTGTCCGGCTCGGCCATTACATCCGGGCTCTTTGCAGCGCAATCCGGCAGCAGGTTGATCAGGTTGACGTCGATGTCGAATGTGACGAGCTCGAATCAAGCATCGATCGGGCGCTGCCTGTCGGTCTCATCTTGAATGAGGCTGCGATGAACAGCATCAAGCATGCCTTTGGCGCGGGGGGCGGCACGATCAGGGTGCGATTGGTTGGGGGTATCGGCTACGGCGAGGCACGTTTGACGGTGTCGGATGACGGACGCGGAATCCAGAGTGCCAACCAGGTTGGATCCGGGCTCAAATTGATGACCTCACTTGCCAGGCAGATCGGTGGCGCAATCGACCAGCAGAGCGACGAGAGCGGCACCACCACCACCCTTACGTTCCCTCTGATGTCTTGA
- a CDS encoding SemiSWEET family transporter produces MSSLAPYIGGIAAFLASLSYVPQVRKAWPRGSTADLSLGMLTALTLGLSLWIVYGVMQGDWVIVGSNLVGAALAGIVLGCKVRDLSLTQERQPRPSVETIDRGRSHVKER; encoded by the coding sequence GTGTCATCCCTTGCTCCCTACATCGGCGGTATCGCCGCATTTCTTGCTTCGCTCTCGTACGTGCCCCAGGTCCGGAAGGCCTGGCCTCGCGGGTCTACGGCCGACCTCTCGCTGGGCATGCTGACAGCGCTCACGCTCGGTCTTTCGCTATGGATCGTCTACGGGGTTATGCAAGGAGATTGGGTCATCGTCGGATCGAACCTGGTCGGCGCCGCGCTCGCCGGAATCGTTCTCGGTTGCAAGGTCCGCGACCTCTCTCTGACGCAGGAACGACAGCCGCGCCCCTCCGTCGAGACCATCGATCGAGGAAGAAGCCATGTCAAAGAACGGTGA
- a CDS encoding DUF6894 family protein, producing the protein MLAHMRFYFDYQDTAGAIIDDQGEALPDFEAARDAAMRYLAEGYETTALRS; encoded by the coding sequence GTGTTGGCCCACATGCGCTTCTATTTCGACTATCAGGACACGGCCGGCGCCATCATTGACGATCAGGGCGAAGCGCTTCCGGACTTCGAGGCTGCCCGGGATGCCGCGATGAGATATTTGGCAGAGGGATACGAGACCACAGCCCTTCGGTCCTAG
- a CDS encoding GAF domain-containing protein, producing the protein MTTREQLVDRQRALAKFGEFVLRCDDLPRLLTEACRLIAAALNTDLAKILEIESERGTALVLAGVGWASDIVGKARIQLDERSSETYALNKGEPVVTQDIAHETRFDLPAFMKSHGIVALVNVPISLPGGKAFGLLQVDAREARSFDDDDIQFLRTYAMILGPVIDRLRKVRDRNKCRTLSAGRREHPRLCGPA; encoded by the coding sequence TTGACCACTCGAGAACAGCTAGTTGATCGGCAGCGCGCGCTCGCAAAATTCGGTGAGTTCGTCCTCCGTTGCGACGATCTGCCAAGGTTACTGACAGAGGCCTGTCGGCTGATCGCAGCGGCGCTGAATACCGATCTTGCCAAGATCCTGGAGATTGAGAGCGAGCGGGGAACCGCACTTGTTCTTGCGGGCGTCGGCTGGGCATCAGACATCGTCGGCAAAGCGCGCATACAACTCGATGAACGGTCTTCGGAGACCTATGCGCTCAACAAAGGCGAGCCGGTTGTCACGCAGGACATCGCCCATGAGACCCGCTTCGACCTCCCGGCTTTCATGAAATCTCATGGCATCGTCGCTCTTGTGAACGTGCCCATTTCCCTGCCGGGGGGCAAAGCCTTCGGCCTGCTACAAGTCGATGCTCGCGAAGCCCGCAGTTTCGACGACGATGACATCCAATTCCTGCGCACGTACGCCATGATCCTTGGACCGGTCATCGACCGTCTTCGGAAGGTCCGCGATCGAAACAAATGTCGAACGCTTTCGGCTGGTCGTCGAGAACACCCGCGACTATGCGGCCCTGCTTAG
- a CDS encoding YihY/virulence factor BrkB family protein: protein MKDGRQMIDQRTSGGWSVAAAIGLMTVAFLWDRISPSENDDFSRGRRQGASGTSAASPASEGGEADRGRQATKPSEIPAKGWKDILLRVHANIGKHRILALAAGMTYYSILAIFPALAALVAIYGVFADPGSIAKHFDQISGFLPGGAIDVAGEQLTRVTSKGSQALGVTFLIGLAVSLWSANAAMKALFDTLNIVYGEDEQRGFIKLNAVSLAFTVAAIGFLLMALGAVVVLPVVLKYLSLSDLGDLLVRIARWPAMFVALALALACIYRFGPSREAPRWRWISWGSVAATLLWLAASGLFSWYAASFGKFNETYGSLGAVIGFMTWLWISAIVVLLGAELDAEMEHQTARDTTTGAPRSMGARGARVADTVGHKMT from the coding sequence ATGAAGGACGGCCGACAAATGATCGATCAGCGAACCTCGGGCGGGTGGAGTGTTGCCGCGGCGATCGGATTGATGACAGTCGCGTTCTTATGGGATCGTATTTCCCCTTCCGAGAACGATGACTTCTCGCGGGGGCGGCGGCAGGGCGCGAGCGGTACTTCTGCCGCCTCTCCGGCGAGCGAGGGCGGCGAGGCAGACCGCGGTCGCCAGGCCACCAAGCCGTCTGAAATCCCGGCGAAAGGCTGGAAGGATATTCTGCTGCGCGTGCATGCTAATATCGGAAAGCACCGAATTTTGGCGCTGGCAGCGGGGATGACGTACTATAGCATTCTCGCTATCTTCCCTGCCCTCGCAGCGCTCGTTGCCATCTACGGCGTTTTCGCGGATCCCGGCAGCATCGCCAAACACTTCGATCAGATCTCCGGATTCCTGCCCGGCGGCGCAATCGACGTCGCAGGTGAACAGCTCACACGCGTGACATCCAAGGGCAGCCAGGCCTTGGGCGTGACGTTCCTCATAGGACTAGCAGTTTCGCTGTGGAGCGCGAACGCCGCCATGAAAGCCTTGTTCGATACCCTGAACATCGTCTACGGAGAAGACGAGCAGCGGGGTTTCATTAAGCTGAATGCGGTATCTCTAGCTTTCACCGTCGCTGCCATCGGCTTCCTTTTGATGGCTCTTGGCGCTGTCGTGGTCCTTCCTGTCGTCCTGAAGTATCTCTCTCTTTCGGACTTGGGCGATCTCCTCGTTCGGATAGCGCGGTGGCCCGCCATGTTCGTGGCGCTCGCCCTGGCTCTCGCGTGCATCTACCGATTCGGCCCCAGCCGTGAGGCGCCGCGCTGGCGCTGGATCAGCTGGGGGAGCGTGGCGGCGACACTGCTCTGGCTGGCTGCTTCGGGGTTGTTCTCCTGGTATGCTGCCAGTTTCGGCAAGTTCAACGAGACATACGGATCGTTGGGTGCCGTGATCGGGTTCATGACATGGCTCTGGATTTCCGCCATCGTAGTTCTATTGGGCGCTGAGCTCGATGCTGAGATGGAGCACCAGACGGCGAGGGACACCACGACCGGCGCGCCGAGGTCGATGGGAGCTCGGGGAGCCAGGGTGGCAGACACCGTGGGCCATAAGATGACCTGA
- a CDS encoding DUF4142 domain-containing protein, which produces MGGAFAMQTSQLALTRTRNPDVINFANAEIAEQVQVASALGAAPGSAPLRSDHAALLRQLEATPSGFDRMYVQGQIRGHRELLALNNSYLRSGGNPQEQQVAQMSLPVIQRHLATLSGLREIA; this is translated from the coding sequence ATGGGCGGCGCGTTCGCGATGCAGACGAGTCAGCTCGCCTTGACGCGCACCCGCAATCCCGACGTCATCAATTTCGCGAACGCTGAGATCGCCGAGCAGGTCCAGGTCGCAAGCGCCCTCGGGGCGGCACCCGGCTCCGCTCCGCTGCGGTCGGATCATGCCGCTTTGCTGCGGCAGCTCGAGGCGACGCCTTCAGGGTTCGACCGGATGTACGTGCAAGGGCAGATCCGGGGACACCGCGAGTTGCTCGCGCTCAACAATTCGTATTTGCGATCCGGCGGCAACCCGCAGGAGCAGCAGGTCGCACAGATGTCGCTTCCAGTCATCCAGCGGCACTTGGCCACCCTGAGCGGTCTCAGAGAAATTGCATGA